From the Micromonospora echinospora genome, the window GGCAGGGCTGGACAAACACTCTCCGAAGTGGAGAGGATGCGGCGGCGACCCGGCACGCGTACGGCGTCCCCAAGGAGAGATACCCGGTGTCCACCTCCACCGACCACGGCGGTCCCGACGATCCGTCGGTCACGATCGCCCTCACCCCCGACGGCCGTCCGGTCTCCGACCGTGGTGACACGGTCTGCGTGATCGGCGCCGGGGCCAGCGGCCTGACCACGGTCAAGAACCTGAAGGAGCACGGCTTCGGCGTCGACTGCTACGAGCGGGAGACCGGCGTCGGCGGCGCGTGGAACTGGCGGCACGACCGCAGTCCGGTCTACGCGAGCACCCACCTGATCTCGTCGCGGCCGTTCACCCAGTTCCCCGACTTCCCGATGCCCGACTCGTGGCCGGACTACCCGCACCACAGTCAGCTGCTGGCGTACTTCGAGCGGTACGCCGACCACTTCGACCTGCGCCAGCACATCTGGTTCGGCACCGAGGTGGTCCGGGTCGAGCCGGTCGCCGGTGACCGTTGGGACGTGACCACCCGCAGCACCGGCGGCTACGGCCCGGAGCGCACCTCCCGGTACGCCGCCGTCGTCGTCGCCAACGGCCACAACTGGTCGCCGAAGCTGCCGGAGTACGAGGGGCTGGCCGACTTCCGGGGCGAGACGATGCACGCCTCGGCGTACAAGGACCCGGCCCAGTTGCGCGGCAAGCGGGTGCTGGTGGTGGGCGCCGGCAACACCGGTTGCGACATCGCGGTGGAGGCCGCCCAGCAGGCCGCCACCTGCTGGCACTCCACCCGGCGCGGCTACTGGTACGCGCCGAAGTACGTCCTCGGCCGTCCCGCCGACCAGATCAACGACCTGCTGCTGGCGCTCCGGGTGCCCCTGCGCGTACGGCAGTGGCTCTACCACCGGACGATGCGGCTGACCGTCGGCGACCTGACCCGGTTCGGGCTGCCCGCCCCCGACCACCGGGTGTACGAGACCCACCCGATCGCCAACAGCCAGCTCGTCTACTACGTCGGGCACGGCCGGATCACCCCGGCGCCGGACGTCCGCCGCTTCCACCCGTACGCCGTCGAGCTGACCGACGGCCGTCAGATCGATCCGGACCTGGTCGTCTTCGCCACCGGCTACCTGCCCCGCTTCGAGTTCCTCGACGCGCGGCTCCTCGGTGACGAGGCCGGGGTCGGACGTCCCACGCTCCACCTGAACGCCTTCCCCCGGAACCACCCGACGCTCGCCGTCGTCGGACTGGTCCAGCCGGACTCGGGGCTCTTCCCGATCTCGCACTGGCAGGCGGTGCTGGTCGCGCGGCTGTGGCAGGCGCGCCAGTACCGCCCGGAGCGGGCGGAGGCGTTCGCCGCGACGGTCGCCGCCCGG encodes:
- a CDS encoding flavin-containing monooxygenase, giving the protein MSTSTDHGGPDDPSVTIALTPDGRPVSDRGDTVCVIGAGASGLTTVKNLKEHGFGVDCYERETGVGGAWNWRHDRSPVYASTHLISSRPFTQFPDFPMPDSWPDYPHHSQLLAYFERYADHFDLRQHIWFGTEVVRVEPVAGDRWDVTTRSTGGYGPERTSRYAAVVVANGHNWSPKLPEYEGLADFRGETMHASAYKDPAQLRGKRVLVVGAGNTGCDIAVEAAQQAATCWHSTRRGYWYAPKYVLGRPADQINDLLLALRVPLRVRQWLYHRTMRLTVGDLTRFGLPAPDHRVYETHPIANSQLVYYVGHGRITPAPDVRRFHPYAVELTDGRQIDPDLVVFATGYLPRFEFLDARLLGDEAGVGRPTLHLNAFPRNHPTLAVVGLVQPDSGLFPISHWQAVLVARLWQARQYRPERAEAFAATVAARAGKRYSGRVEDSSRHWFEVGHVDYLRAVQRALNELEAVR